In Agromyces sp. 3263, a single genomic region encodes these proteins:
- a CDS encoding Cys-every-fifth RiPP peptide CefA, protein MVGRRGRLVRRNASGCRVAERHRDGCAGDGCPRDGCAGNRCPRDGCPGNRCPRDGCPGHGRARH, encoded by the coding sequence GTGGTCGGGCGGCGGGGTCGCCTGGTCCGCCGAAACGCCTCCGGATGCCGCGTCGCCGAGCGACATCGCGACGGATGCGCCGGCGACGGATGCCCCCGCGACGGATGCGCCGGCAACCGATGCCCCCGCGACGGATGCCCCGGCAACCGATGCCCCCGCGACGGATGCCCCGGCCACGGACGTGCCCGCCACTGA
- a CDS encoding SDR family oxidoreductase → MTRTVQGANVLITGAAAGMGRMYAERAVAEHAASVTLWDRDAPALARTADELGAVSRGRSRVQSYVVDVGDLGAIAKTAQRVRREVGNPDVLINNAGIVRGNRYFWETDNGEDTRPTMQVNALAPMYITREFIPGMIANAYRASRIVNIASAAGTLANPRMAVYAASKAALIGWSESLRLELEQADHGNVKVTTVTPSYISTGMFAGAKGPTLTPVLDPEFVVDRVWKAMLAGTPLVELPWSVGLSRALRGLLPTRVFDRVVGDGFGVYRSMERFTGRD, encoded by the coding sequence ATGACGAGAACGGTGCAGGGTGCCAACGTGCTGATCACGGGCGCGGCGGCGGGCATGGGCCGCATGTACGCCGAACGCGCGGTGGCCGAGCACGCGGCATCCGTCACCCTCTGGGACCGCGACGCACCGGCGCTTGCCCGCACCGCCGACGAACTCGGTGCCGTCTCGCGCGGTCGCAGCCGGGTGCAGTCGTACGTGGTCGACGTGGGGGACCTCGGCGCCATCGCGAAGACCGCCCAGCGGGTGCGACGCGAGGTGGGCAATCCCGACGTGCTCATCAACAACGCCGGCATCGTGCGCGGCAACCGGTACTTCTGGGAGACCGACAACGGCGAGGACACCCGCCCGACCATGCAGGTCAACGCGCTCGCGCCCATGTACATCACGCGCGAGTTCATCCCCGGCATGATCGCGAACGCCTATCGGGCGTCGCGGATCGTGAACATCGCCTCGGCCGCCGGCACGCTCGCGAATCCGCGCATGGCGGTGTACGCGGCTTCCAAGGCCGCCCTCATCGGCTGGAGCGAGTCGCTACGGCTCGAGCTCGAGCAGGCCGATCACGGCAACGTGAAGGTCACGACCGTGACGCCGAGCTACATCTCGACGGGCATGTTCGCCGGCGCCAAGGGCCCGACGCTCACCCCGGTGCTCGACCCCGAGTTCGTCGTCGACCGGGTCTGGAAGGCGATGCTCGCCGGCACGCCGCTCGTGGAGCTGCCGTGGAGCGTCGGCCTGTCGCGGGCGCTCCGGGGGCTCCTGCCCACCCGGGTGTTCGACCGGGTCGTGGGCGACGGCTTCGGCGTCTACCGCTCGATGGAGCGATTCACCGGCCGCGACTGA
- a CDS encoding serine/threonine-protein kinase: MSSTPNSVMGDAFTGATLGDRYRLEGLIGRGGMATVYRGVDLALGRPVAVKVFAAEAEGLDDAQRRRSETALLASLSHRALVRLYDASRDPATGREFLVMELVEGRDLRETLRLGPLGPADAAGLLADLAEALHVIHDRGIVHRDVKPANVLLEPAHLPSRTWNAKLADFGIARLIDDARITRAGLLVGTPGYVSPEQVTGRPPSPASDVYSLGLLVLEARTGETPFPGPAVEAAGARLARDPDIPAALGEDWVALLRAMTAREPGDRPSALDVAVVASTLDTTPVTDADATAPTIAFTQVADQPTEAMPAGAAPAPAASEPAADETMATRVLPTPDRSFFAVPGAAAETSNAAATARSPRAERRSAGDHDDDRRRWVRPAIAVALLLAIAGVVTAVVLSAFSAPAPEATPEPLPAVPGDLGVHLQQLDEAVSG; the protein is encoded by the coding sequence GTGAGCAGCACCCCGAACAGCGTGATGGGCGACGCCTTCACCGGCGCCACGCTGGGCGACCGCTACCGGCTCGAGGGCCTCATCGGTCGTGGCGGCATGGCGACCGTGTATCGCGGCGTCGACCTCGCGCTCGGCCGCCCCGTCGCGGTCAAGGTCTTCGCCGCCGAGGCGGAGGGCCTCGACGACGCGCAGCGTCGACGATCCGAGACCGCGCTGCTCGCGAGCCTCTCGCACCGCGCCTTGGTGCGGCTGTACGACGCCTCCCGCGACCCGGCGACGGGCCGCGAGTTCCTCGTGATGGAGCTCGTCGAGGGCCGCGACCTGCGCGAGACGCTGCGGCTCGGCCCGCTCGGCCCGGCGGATGCCGCGGGGCTGCTGGCCGACCTCGCCGAGGCGCTGCACGTCATCCACGATCGCGGCATCGTGCACCGCGACGTGAAGCCCGCGAACGTGCTCCTCGAGCCCGCGCACCTGCCGAGCCGCACGTGGAACGCGAAGCTCGCCGACTTCGGCATCGCCCGCCTCATCGACGACGCCCGCATCACCCGCGCGGGCCTGCTCGTGGGCACGCCGGGCTATGTCAGCCCTGAGCAGGTGACGGGCCGGCCCCCATCGCCGGCGAGCGACGTCTACTCCCTGGGACTCCTCGTGCTCGAAGCCCGCACCGGCGAGACGCCCTTCCCCGGGCCCGCCGTCGAGGCGGCCGGCGCCAGGCTCGCGCGCGATCCCGACATCCCCGCCGCCCTCGGCGAGGACTGGGTCGCACTGCTGCGGGCGATGACCGCCCGCGAACCGGGTGACCGTCCGAGCGCGCTTGATGTCGCGGTCGTCGCCAGCACGCTGGACACGACGCCGGTCACCGACGCGGATGCCACGGCGCCGACCATCGCGTTCACCCAGGTCGCCGACCAGCCCACTGAGGCGATGCCCGCGGGCGCGGCTCCGGCGCCTGCGGCGTCCGAGCCCGCCGCGGACGAGACCATGGCCACTCGCGTGCTCCCGACGCCAGACCGCTCGTTCTTCGCGGTGCCCGGCGCCGCTGCCGAGACTTCCAACGCGGCCGCGACCGCCCGATCGCCGCGCGCCGAGCGCCGCTCCGCCGGAGACCACGACGACGATCGCCGGCGCTGGGTGCGTCCCGCCATCGCGGTCGCACTGCTGCTGGCGATCGCCGGGGTGGTGACCGCGGTGGTGCTCTCGGCGTTCAGCGCCCCCGCGCCCGAGGCGACGCCCGAGCCGCTGCCCGCCGTGCCCGGAGACCTCGGCGTGCACCTCCAGCAGCTCGACGAGGCGGTGAGCGGATGA
- a CDS encoding exodeoxyribonuclease III, which translates to MRIATWNVNSIRTRVDRVVDWMVREDVDVLAMQEIKCKPEQFPAAQFEDAGYELALHGFDQWNGVAIASRSPIESVETSFPGMPGFFKGLEGPDQPQEARAIGATVDGVRLWSLYVPNGRSLGDPHYTYKLDWLEALTEYTREQTTSYPEVPFALMGDFNIAPFDVDNGDPTVVVGRTTHVSPEERAAFFALEAAGVSDVVRARVPEGLFTYWDYKQLRFPRNEGMRIDFVLGSAAFAGAVTDASIHRNERKGAAPSDHVPVLVDLALEPVVDDSPMIFG; encoded by the coding sequence ATGCGCATCGCCACCTGGAACGTCAACTCGATCCGCACCCGCGTCGACCGCGTCGTCGACTGGATGGTGCGCGAAGACGTCGACGTGCTCGCGATGCAGGAGATCAAGTGCAAGCCCGAGCAGTTCCCGGCGGCACAGTTCGAAGACGCCGGCTACGAGCTCGCGCTGCACGGCTTCGACCAGTGGAACGGCGTCGCCATCGCGAGCCGGTCGCCGATCGAGTCGGTCGAGACGAGCTTCCCGGGCATGCCCGGGTTCTTCAAGGGCCTCGAGGGCCCCGACCAACCGCAGGAGGCGCGGGCCATCGGCGCGACCGTCGACGGCGTGCGGCTGTGGAGCCTCTACGTGCCCAACGGCCGCTCGCTGGGCGACCCCCACTACACCTACAAGCTCGACTGGCTCGAGGCGCTCACCGAGTACACCCGCGAGCAGACCACGTCGTACCCCGAGGTGCCGTTCGCGCTCATGGGCGACTTCAACATCGCCCCGTTCGACGTCGACAACGGCGACCCGACGGTCGTCGTCGGTCGCACGACCCACGTCTCCCCTGAGGAACGCGCGGCGTTCTTCGCGCTCGAGGCGGCGGGCGTCAGCGACGTCGTGCGCGCCCGGGTGCCCGAGGGACTCTTCACCTACTGGGACTACAAGCAGCTCCGGTTCCCCCGTAACGAGGGCATGCGCATCGACTTCGTCCTCGGCTCCGCGGCCTTCGCCGGGGCGGTGACGGATGCCTCGATCCACCGCAACGAGCGCAAGGGCGCGGCGCCGTCCGACCACGTGCCGGTGCTCGTCGACCTGGCGCTCGAGCCGGTGGTCGACGACTCGCCGATGATCTTCGGCTGA
- a CDS encoding DUF6328 family protein — protein MNARHAGPPVSDALGRVDDAPSPDGSPRRSPTPAHDEDVAPGDGRNETPNERSDRNWSDILQELRVALTGTQLIGGFLLAVAFQQRFEELDQYQLVLYLVLVALAGLATIVGLAPVTLHRTLFRHQVKERIVRTGNRLLIAHLAVVALLVLGVTTLIFDFAVSRAAGIITFVVGAIVLVLLWLVLPRLQEAKDGDDPEVVRSEAEAEAGDERKGVGAPS, from the coding sequence ATGAACGCGCGACACGCCGGACCGCCCGTCTCCGACGCACTCGGCCGCGTCGACGACGCCCCATCGCCCGACGGCAGCCCCCGCCGCAGCCCGACGCCGGCGCACGACGAGGACGTCGCGCCGGGCGATGGACGGAATGAGACCCCCAACGAGCGGAGCGACCGCAACTGGAGCGACATCCTGCAGGAGCTCCGGGTCGCGCTGACGGGCACGCAGCTCATCGGCGGGTTCCTCCTCGCGGTCGCCTTCCAGCAGCGGTTCGAGGAGCTCGACCAGTACCAGCTCGTCCTCTACCTCGTGCTCGTCGCACTCGCCGGTCTGGCGACGATCGTGGGCCTCGCGCCGGTGACGCTGCACCGCACGCTGTTCCGGCACCAGGTGAAGGAACGCATCGTGCGCACCGGCAACCGGCTGCTCATCGCGCACCTTGCGGTGGTCGCCCTGCTGGTGCTCGGGGTCACGACCCTGATCTTCGACTTCGCGGTCTCGCGGGCCGCCGGCATCATCACCTTTGTGGTCGGCGCGATCGTGCTCGTGCTGCTCTGGCTGGTGCTGCCGCGATTGCAGGAGGCGAAGGACGGCGACGACCCCGAGGTGGTGCGTTCGGAGGCAGAGGCCGAGGCCGGGGACGAGCGCAAGGGTGTCGGCGCGCCGTCCTAG
- a CDS encoding DUF6264 family protein has translation MHLWQAFDALDAESHGHTAAPSHSIACVCARVARTCPRVPRTRSLQHPAPGCQNSASGATGERGSGERMTEAVQPYAASAAPKRPVVMWDLVLTIVLLVVMIGAALLASFFAVFLAFAGDSCGASTVCDYDRMGTGMLIALVGPLVVGLLTLIAAVIVLVLRRIAFWIPIVGIVLVAAVFFGGAALTISGVEGATF, from the coding sequence CTGCACCTCTGGCAGGCCTTCGATGCCCTCGACGCTGAATCCCACGGCCATACGGCTGCCCCGTCCCACTCGATCGCCTGCGTTTGCGCGCGGGTCGCCCGCACCTGCCCGCGCGTTCCCCGCACCCGATCCTTGCAGCATCCGGCGCCCGGCTGCCAGAATTCGGCCAGCGGAGCGACGGGCGAACGCGGGTCGGGGGAGCGCATGACCGAGGCAGTGCAGCCGTACGCGGCATCCGCAGCACCGAAGCGCCCCGTCGTGATGTGGGACCTGGTGCTCACCATCGTGCTGCTCGTCGTCATGATCGGCGCAGCACTGCTCGCGTCGTTCTTCGCGGTGTTCCTCGCGTTCGCGGGCGACTCCTGCGGCGCCAGCACGGTGTGCGACTACGACCGCATGGGCACCGGCATGCTCATCGCGCTGGTCGGCCCGCTCGTGGTCGGCCTGCTCACGCTGATCGCCGCGGTCATCGTGCTGGTCCTGCGGCGCATCGCCTTCTGGATCCCCATCGTCGGGATCGTGCTCGTCGCCGCCGTCTTCTTCGGCGGCGCCGCCCTCACGATCTCGGGGGTCGAGGGCGCGACGTTCTAG
- the cofE gene encoding coenzyme F420-0:L-glutamate ligase, translating into MAVGFSVEGIEGLPEVQRGDDLAALIAGAVELGDGDILVVTSKIVSKSEGRIVEAADREAAITAETVRVVATRAYDGGVTRIVENRQGIVGAAAGVDASNAPHGTVLLLPVDPDGSARALATGIRALTGAAVGVILSDTLGRPWREGQTDIAIGAAGVHVFEDLRGSADASGKPLAVTMPCVADEIAGAAELVKGKSSGVPVAVVRGLGRYVGPLDLPGARSIIRPAERDLFRVGADEAYNEGYRDGFDESQAEGPLASE; encoded by the coding sequence ATGGCCGTGGGATTCAGCGTCGAGGGCATCGAAGGCCTGCCAGAGGTGCAGCGCGGCGACGACCTGGCCGCGCTCATCGCGGGGGCCGTGGAGCTCGGCGACGGCGACATCCTCGTCGTCACCTCGAAGATCGTGTCCAAGTCCGAGGGGCGCATCGTCGAGGCCGCCGACCGCGAGGCCGCGATCACGGCCGAGACGGTGCGCGTCGTCGCGACCCGCGCCTACGACGGCGGCGTGACCCGCATCGTCGAGAACCGCCAGGGCATCGTCGGGGCGGCGGCGGGCGTCGACGCGTCGAACGCGCCGCACGGCACGGTGCTGCTCCTCCCGGTCGACCCCGACGGCTCCGCGCGGGCGCTCGCCACCGGCATCCGTGCGCTCACCGGCGCCGCGGTCGGCGTCATCCTCTCCGACACGCTCGGGCGTCCCTGGCGCGAGGGGCAGACCGACATCGCCATCGGTGCCGCGGGCGTGCACGTCTTCGAGGACCTGCGGGGGTCGGCGGATGCCTCGGGCAAGCCGCTCGCCGTCACCATGCCGTGCGTGGCCGACGAGATCGCCGGCGCCGCCGAGCTCGTGAAGGGCAAGTCGTCGGGCGTGCCGGTCGCGGTGGTGCGCGGGCTCGGACGGTACGTCGGCCCGCTCGACCTGCCCGGCGCCCGCAGCATCATCCGTCCGGCCGAGCGCGACCTGTTCCGGGTGGGCGCAGACGAGGCCTACAACGAGGGCTACCGCGACGGGTTCGACGAGTCGCAGGCCGAGGGACCGCTCGCCTCGGAATGA
- a CDS encoding TIGR03557 family F420-dependent LLM class oxidoreductase — MSAHIGYAAMLERFPPAEAVALAALAESHGFRGVMATDHFQPWVPAQGESSFVWSVLAAIGERTTGDLGPGVTTPTFRMHPAVVAQASATLGALYPGRHWLGIGSGEAINEHVVGQYWPEAPERINRMFEAVDVIRRLFAGSLSGRDVRHAGPHFKLESTRLWTMPEVAPEILVAASGPVTARRAGRSVDGFITTGAPTDRLAPLLQRFAEGAREAGRNAATMSKVLQLHLSWAPTDEQAMRNALVEWPNGGMRFPRSDIRSPYEFDQLARTVRPEDFAGRMVVSADPDVHRADIQRLLDLGFDRIYLHNVGRNQAEFLEVFGRDVLPGLRA; from the coding sequence GTGTCTGCGCACATCGGCTACGCCGCGATGCTCGAGCGGTTCCCGCCCGCCGAGGCGGTGGCGCTCGCCGCGCTCGCCGAGTCGCACGGCTTCCGGGGGGTCATGGCGACCGACCACTTCCAGCCGTGGGTGCCGGCGCAGGGCGAGTCGTCGTTCGTGTGGAGCGTCCTCGCCGCGATCGGCGAGCGCACCACGGGTGACCTCGGGCCAGGCGTGACGACGCCGACGTTCCGGATGCATCCGGCCGTCGTCGCCCAGGCGAGCGCCACGCTCGGGGCGCTCTATCCCGGCCGCCACTGGCTGGGCATCGGATCGGGCGAGGCCATCAACGAGCACGTGGTCGGCCAGTACTGGCCCGAGGCGCCCGAGCGGATCAACCGCATGTTCGAGGCCGTCGACGTGATCCGCCGGCTCTTCGCCGGCTCGCTCTCCGGCCGGGACGTGCGCCACGCCGGACCGCACTTCAAGCTCGAGTCGACCCGTCTGTGGACCATGCCCGAGGTGGCGCCCGAGATCCTCGTCGCGGCATCCGGACCCGTGACCGCCCGCCGTGCGGGCCGCAGCGTCGACGGGTTCATCACCACCGGCGCGCCGACCGACCGGCTCGCGCCGTTGCTGCAGCGCTTCGCCGAGGGCGCCCGTGAGGCCGGCCGGAACGCCGCGACCATGTCGAAGGTGCTGCAGCTGCACCTCTCGTGGGCGCCGACCGACGAGCAGGCCATGCGCAACGCGCTCGTCGAGTGGCCGAACGGCGGCATGCGGTTCCCGCGCAGCGACATCCGCTCGCCCTACGAGTTCGACCAGCTCGCGCGCACCGTGCGCCCCGAGGACTTCGCGGGCCGTATGGTCGTCTCGGCCGATCCCGACGTGCACCGCGCCGACATCCAGCGGCTGCTCGACCTCGGCTTCGACCGCATCTACCTGCACAACGTGGGTCGCAACCAGGCCGAGTTCCTCGAGGTGTTCGGCCGCGACGTGCTGCCCGGGCTGCGCGCATGA
- the cofC gene encoding 2-phospho-L-lactate guanylyltransferase encodes MRWTVVIPVKGAPAAKSRLGPAVDDDARAVLARAFALDTIAAAVATPSVSRVLVVGVDPEVARVAGAEFVREGGAAPAAGVGPRGLLAAVRQGADAARAEAPVAVAVLLGDLPGLHPEELDRALEAAARHPLAFVRDADGTGSTLATASDGVAFEPRFGPDSAARHVAAGFVELAASDLPGLTRDVDTVDGLEIVLHHGVGDHTAEAVARLADRKGTA; translated from the coding sequence ATGAGGTGGACGGTGGTGATCCCCGTGAAGGGGGCGCCCGCCGCCAAGAGCCGCCTCGGCCCCGCGGTCGACGACGACGCGCGGGCCGTGCTCGCGCGGGCGTTCGCGCTCGACACGATCGCCGCGGCGGTCGCGACCCCGTCGGTCTCCCGGGTGCTCGTCGTGGGCGTGGATCCCGAGGTCGCTCGTGTCGCGGGTGCCGAGTTCGTGCGTGAGGGCGGTGCTGCTCCCGCCGCCGGGGTCGGGCCGCGCGGGCTGCTCGCCGCCGTCCGGCAGGGAGCCGACGCGGCTCGCGCCGAGGCGCCCGTGGCTGTGGCCGTGCTGCTCGGGGACCTGCCCGGGCTGCATCCCGAGGAGCTCGACCGGGCGCTCGAGGCCGCGGCGCGGCATCCGCTCGCCTTCGTGCGCGACGCCGACGGCACGGGCTCGACGCTCGCGACCGCGTCCGACGGGGTGGCGTTCGAGCCGCGGTTCGGGCCCGACTCGGCCGCGCGGCACGTCGCCGCCGGATTCGTCGAGCTCGCGGCATCCGACCTGCCCGGCCTCACCCGCGACGTCGACACGGTCGACGGCCTCGAAATCGTGCTGCACCATGGAGTCGGCGACCACACCGCCGAAGCCGTGGCCCGGCTCGCCGATCGGAAGGGAACAGCATGA
- the fgd gene encoding glucose-6-phosphate dehydrogenase (coenzyme-F420), which yields MTLTLGYKASAEQFAPRELVEIAVAAEGHGMESVWTSDHFQPWRHTGGHAPFSLAWMAAVGERTSTVRIGTSVMTPTFRYNPAVLAQAFASLGVLYPDRIIAGFGTGEALNEIATGFRGAGEQDWPEFKERFARLRESVRLMRALWTGEDQVSFEGEYYSTHDASIYDRPEGGVPIYIAAGGPTVAKYAGRAGDGFICTSGKGAELYVDQLLPAVKEGVEASGRSFDALDRMIEIKLSYEETEEAALENTRFWSPLSLSKEQKHDITDPVEMERAADALPIEEIAKRWIVGTDPDEVVAQIGQYIDWGFNHLVFHAPGHDQRRFLELFERDLAPRLRAR from the coding sequence ATGACGCTCACACTCGGATACAAGGCCTCGGCGGAGCAGTTCGCCCCGCGCGAGCTCGTCGAGATCGCCGTCGCGGCCGAGGGGCACGGCATGGAGTCGGTGTGGACGAGCGACCACTTCCAGCCGTGGCGGCACACCGGCGGGCACGCGCCCTTCTCGCTCGCGTGGATGGCCGCGGTGGGCGAGCGCACGTCGACCGTGCGCATCGGCACGAGCGTGATGACGCCGACGTTCCGCTACAACCCGGCCGTGCTCGCGCAGGCGTTCGCCTCGCTCGGCGTGCTCTACCCCGACCGCATCATCGCCGGGTTCGGCACGGGCGAGGCGCTCAACGAGATCGCCACGGGATTCCGCGGGGCGGGTGAGCAGGACTGGCCCGAGTTCAAGGAGCGGTTCGCGCGCCTGCGCGAGTCGGTGCGGCTCATGCGGGCGCTCTGGACGGGCGAGGACCAGGTCAGCTTCGAGGGCGAGTACTACTCCACGCACGATGCCTCGATCTACGACCGACCCGAGGGCGGCGTGCCGATCTACATCGCGGCGGGCGGTCCGACGGTCGCGAAGTACGCCGGCCGCGCGGGCGACGGGTTCATCTGCACGTCGGGCAAGGGCGCCGAGCTCTACGTCGACCAGCTGCTGCCCGCCGTGAAGGAGGGCGTGGAGGCATCCGGCCGCTCGTTCGACGCCCTCGACCGCATGATCGAGATTAAGCTGTCCTACGAGGAGACCGAGGAGGCCGCCCTCGAGAACACGCGGTTCTGGTCGCCGCTGTCGCTCTCGAAGGAGCAGAAGCACGACATCACCGACCCGGTCGAGATGGAGCGCGCCGCGGACGCGCTGCCGATCGAGGAGATCGCGAAGCGCTGGATCGTCGGCACCGACCCCGATGAGGTCGTGGCGCAGATCGGGCAGTACATCGACTGGGGTTTCAACCACCTGGTCTTCCACGCTCCCGGGCACGATCAGCGCCGGTTCCTGGAGCTGTTCGAGCGCGACCTGGCGCCGAGGCTGCGCGCGCGCTGA
- the ggt gene encoding gamma-glutamyltransferase, with product MADVVRRRSARTAPRVAAISLAAVVTAALVAAAAPALAAPAATAVGAGAVTGRPTPPAPSTSTGYGGAVSSVDAEASRVGLEVLRDGGNAADAAVATAAALGVTEPYSAGIGGGGYFVYFDAASGEVTTIDGRETAPAAMPSDAFIVPGSVSATAPYGVAYPFADLVSSGVSVGVPGTLATWETALDRFGTESLRDILKPATLLATRGFTVDQTFRQQTLDNQARFAAFPATAEVFLPGGEAPEVGSVFKNLDLAATLREIGKRGTDLFYDGPIADEIAAVVQDPQTSPDTTLPAFPGYLTADDLAGYDVVVQDPTHVEYRGLDVYGMAPSSSGGTTVGESLNILENHELSTANIGQSLHLYFEATAHAFADRNAYVGDPAFVDVPTETLLSQEFADARDCTIDPDFASLRPVPAGALDAAGCDAVAFDEPVDTENVSTTHLSVVDRWGNAASYTLTIEQTGGSGMVVPGRGFLLNNELTDFSAVPNPTDPNIIEPGKRPRSSMSPTIVLDDGDVKFVVGSPGGATIITTVTQILMNRIDLGMTLPEAVAAPRASQRNSAAPTPAEDAFIAAYADDLAPFGQALTPVQGTATSPLSKEIGAAAAIEVDPGTGLMTAVAEPVRRGGGTGLVVKPAG from the coding sequence ATGGCCGATGTCGTCCGTCGTCGTTCCGCGCGCACCGCGCCGCGGGTCGCCGCCATCTCGCTCGCCGCGGTGGTGACCGCAGCCCTGGTCGCGGCCGCCGCGCCGGCATTAGCTGCGCCGGCAGCGACCGCCGTCGGCGCCGGGGCCGTGACGGGGCGGCCGACCCCGCCTGCACCGTCGACCTCCACCGGCTACGGGGGTGCGGTTTCGTCGGTCGACGCCGAGGCAAGCCGCGTCGGCCTCGAGGTGCTGCGCGACGGCGGCAACGCCGCGGATGCCGCGGTCGCCACGGCCGCGGCGCTCGGCGTCACCGAGCCGTACAGTGCCGGCATCGGCGGCGGCGGCTACTTCGTGTACTTCGACGCCGCGAGCGGCGAGGTCACCACCATCGACGGACGGGAGACCGCGCCCGCGGCCATGCCGAGCGACGCGTTCATCGTGCCGGGCAGCGTCTCTGCGACGGCACCCTACGGGGTGGCGTACCCGTTCGCCGACTTGGTGTCGTCGGGGGTCTCGGTCGGCGTGCCCGGAACCCTCGCCACCTGGGAGACGGCGCTCGACCGATTCGGCACCGAGTCGCTGCGCGACATCCTGAAGCCGGCGACCCTGCTCGCGACGAGGGGCTTCACCGTCGACCAGACCTTCCGCCAGCAGACGCTCGACAACCAGGCCCGGTTCGCGGCGTTCCCCGCGACCGCCGAGGTGTTCCTGCCCGGCGGCGAGGCCCCCGAGGTCGGCTCCGTCTTCAAGAACCTCGACCTCGCCGCGACGCTCCGCGAGATCGGCAAGCGCGGCACCGACCTGTTCTACGACGGCCCCATCGCCGACGAGATCGCCGCCGTCGTGCAGGACCCGCAGACGAGCCCCGACACGACCCTGCCCGCCTTCCCGGGCTACCTGACCGCCGACGACCTGGCGGGCTACGACGTGGTCGTGCAGGATCCGACGCACGTCGAGTACCGCGGCCTCGACGTCTACGGCATGGCGCCCTCGTCGTCGGGCGGCACGACGGTCGGCGAGTCGCTGAACATCCTCGAGAACCACGAGCTCTCGACCGCGAACATCGGCCAGAGCCTGCACCTCTACTTCGAGGCGACCGCGCACGCGTTCGCCGACCGCAACGCCTACGTCGGCGACCCGGCGTTCGTCGACGTGCCGACCGAGACCCTGCTCAGCCAGGAGTTCGCCGACGCGCGCGACTGCACGATCGACCCCGACTTCGCGTCACTCCGGCCCGTGCCGGCGGGAGCGCTGGATGCCGCGGGCTGCGACGCGGTGGCCTTCGACGAGCCCGTCGACACCGAGAACGTGTCGACCACGCACCTCTCGGTCGTCGACCGGTGGGGCAATGCGGCGTCGTACACGCTCACCATCGAGCAGACCGGCGGCTCGGGCATGGTGGTTCCCGGACGCGGGTTCCTGCTTAACAACGAGCTGACCGACTTCAGCGCGGTGCCGAACCCGACCGACCCGAACATCATCGAGCCGGGCAAGCGCCCGCGGTCGTCGATGTCGCCGACGATCGTGCTCGACGACGGCGACGTGAAGTTCGTCGTCGGCTCGCCCGGCGGCGCGACGATCATCACGACGGTCACGCAGATCCTCATGAACCGCATCGACCTCGGCATGACGCTGCCCGAGGCGGTGGCGGCGCCGCGCGCCTCCCAGCGCAACTCGGCGGCCCCGACGCCGGCCGAGGACGCGTTCATCGCCGCCTACGCCGACGACCTCGCGCCGTTCGGCCAGGCGCTGACGCCTGTGCAGGGCACCGCCACGAGTCCGCTCTCGAAGGAGATCGGCGCTGCGGCGGCGATCGAGGTGGATCCGGGAACGGGACTCATGACCGCGGTGGCCGAGCCCGTACGCCGTGGCGGCGGCACGGGCCTGGTGGTGAAGCCGGCCGGCTGA